A segment of the Zingiber officinale cultivar Zhangliang chromosome 8B, Zo_v1.1, whole genome shotgun sequence genome:
GGGATCGAGGGTGGATTATGATGCTCCAGGGCACTGGTGCACGACAATGGCTTATAGTGCTGATGGTTCAAGGTATGTTTCCAGGTCTGTTGAGCCTTTTAGGACAAAGAAATAATAGTGGTTCTGTTCTGTTTTCCTCACCATTTTGatatttcctcttttttttttgtaggcTCTTTTCATGTGGAACAAGTAAAGAAGGGGAAACATTCATTGTGGAGTGGAATGAAAGTGAGGGAGCTGTGAAGAGGACATACCAAGGTTTCCGTAAACGTTCTTTGGGAGTTGTGCAATTTGATACCACTCGAAACCGGTTTTTGGCTGCTGGTGATGAATTTCTTATCAAATTCTGGGATATGGATAATATCAATTTACTAACAACTGTTGATGCTGATGGTGGCCTACCAGTAATCTCTCTTCTTTTTTCCCCCCTTTTTTTGGCTCTCATATGCTTCTAGAAAAAGTTTTATGTATCAATTTCCAACTTTAGGCAAGCCCAAGGATGAGATTCAACAAGGAAGGAACATTATTGGCCGTTTCTACTCATGATAATGGAATTAAAATTTTGGCAAACGGTGATGGAATTCGCCTATTGCGCACACTTGAAAATCGCTCCTTTGATACTTCTAGGGCTGTCTCAGAAAGTGCAACAAAGGTACCTCTATCTAATAGGATTAATTACTTTTTCCTGATAAAATGAGAAGAATTTGATGATATTAATGTTTCCTGATACAGCCTATAGTAAGCCCATTGTCTGCTGCTGCTGTTGCAACAACTTCTGCAATAACTGATAGAACTGCACCAGCTATGGCAATAGCTGGAATGGTCTCTGAATTTTGGTTTCATGAAATTGATTCTTCTAGTAGGCTATATTTTCTTCTTGTACAATTTGTAAATTTGTGTTTTAACATCATTTTGATATTAACAGAATGAAGATGGCAGAAACCTGGTTGATGTCAAACCTAGAATCACTGATGAATCAATGGAAAAATCAAAGATCTGGAAGCTTACTGAAGTCAATGAACCAGCTCAATGTCGATCTTTAAAACTCCCAGATAGTCTTAGAACAAGCAAGGTTTGATTTCTATAGTTTTGGATTTCATATGTGAAGCATCATGGTGATTGTTGTATATTGTATGTGTATTCtggaaaatatattataaataacaaTAAAGTGTTATACATGAAGATATGCTGTCACTTAACAAATAGTTTGACATTTCTTGTAGTTATAATGTGTAGAGAATTGTGCTAATGCAATAAGATGCATATTAGATTGGTACCCGAACTTTGTTTAATTTTTGTCATTTGTTAAATATGCAGCTAGCCATAGGGTCAGCATCATGAATCTTTCCATGTGGTCAAATGAGCAAattttatgtttaatagctcCCAGGGTTAATCTGCAGTTAAGTGTTCCATGTGTATTTGTGGACCTACTATAGAAACAGCAAACGTTggcaaaatatataatttttttggtCACGACAGCAACATATTCTTCAGAAATGGATTAAATACCAACTATTGAACCAGGAAACTATGTCCATAACTATCTGGTTCTGGTTGAAAAATTTGTCCAGAAGACAGCATGGACATTTTTgaactatgtcaccatcaattatattataaatttgtTACTTTTTCGAATTTGAGGGAAAGGTGTTTCTGTATCTATGTGCACAACTTGTTTACAGTTCTCGTGCTCAGCGGAATCATTGCACAGTTGAAATTGTGTATTGAATGAGGTATAATCCGATAAATGAATGATTCTAATGTAGTTTCTATTTCGTCTATTCTTATTACTCAAATAAACCTGTTAGATAAATTCCAGATTTCCAGTCACCACTGCAATTCAAGTGAATTATCTTGCATATTAGGCAAGAAAGAACAATATTTGAAAGTCCTTACTCCAACTTTATATTGCAGATTTCTAGGCTAATTTACACCAATTCTGGGGTTGCCATTTTGGCTTTAGCTTCAAATGCAATTCATCTACTCTGGAAGTGGCCTCGTAATGAACGGCATTCAAGTGGAAAGGTGAAGATATGATCAATATTTCCAGAAAGTACCTTCTTTTCTATGACAATATGCAAAGTCATTCTCCACTTTGCTAATTATATGCTATTGTAGGCGACAACAGGTGTTGCTCCTCAGTTGTGGCAACCACCAAGTGGCATATTGATGACTAATGAGATAACTGACACAAATCCTGAAGAAGCAGTCCACTGTTTTGCACTTTCAAAGAATGATTCTTATGTTATGTCAGCATCAGGAGGGAAAATATCGCTATTCAACATGATGACATTTAAGGTTAGCCATAGATAATATAACAAAACACAGCTTGTTTTGCATTTGGGATTTGACATTTTGTTCTTCATGGCAGACTATGACAACGTTCATGGCACCTCCGCCAGCAGCTACTTTTCTTGCATTTCATCCACAAGATAATAATATAATTGCTATAGGAATGGAAGATTCCACTATTCAGATCTATAATGTTCGAGTTGATGAGGTACTTTTCTATGACAGTTGCATCTGATAGTCACGTAAAGAATTTTGTGACCAACGACAGACTTATTCTTCTGCAGGTCAAGAGCAAACTTAGGGGGCACTCTAAGAGAATTACCGGTCTTGCCTTTTCAAGTGTTCTGAATGTGTTGGTATCATCTGGAGCTGATGCTCAGGTTATTCACTGCTCTCTTACTATAAATAAATAACAGTGCATATAATTTGGCGATTGTGAACTGGTGTTTGATAGTGTTTTAGTACAGCATTAAGGAGTTGGTGTAACATAAGCTTTCCTCTTCAAATGTAAATGCCCCTTTTTCCCTTGCAGCTTTGTGTGTTTGGAACCGACGGATGGGAAAAGCAGAGAAGTAGATTTCTGCAAATACCTTCTGGGCGCACTCCAGCAGCGATCTCAGACACGCGTGTTCAGTTCCATCAAGACCAGATACACTTCCTAGCTGTGCATGAAACCCAGATTGCTTTATACGAAACAACTAGATTAGAAATTGTGAAGCAGGTATTTGCATTACATTGTGAATATTATCAGTCTTATAACTCAATAATAGTTTACCTTTCTCTTTCAGTGGTCTCCTCGTGAGGGTTCCACACCCATTTCACATGCAACATTCTCTTGCGACAGTCAGCTAATATATGCTAGCTTCTTAGATGCCACCGTATGTATATTTAATGCTACCAATCTCACTCTACGATGTCGTATTCTTCCAGCTGCTTATCTTACTGGCAATACCAGGTACACTAAAGAATCTGTGCATATTTTATACTTTCCCATCTCAGATCAGCAATTAGCATGATGGATATGAGGCTAAGCACAAACCTTTGTCATAACCATTGACAAGTAACTAGATGTTAACCTGCAGTTTTTGCTAGAGTTCTTCAGCACCATATAAATGTTTGCTAGTTATGTCAATAACTGCCTCATAGGAGATCAATACTTGCTTTCTCAATATCTTCAACTGTCACCTGCCCAGCGTGTATGTTAGTTGAGATTTACTATAGAGGATTGACATCTATTTCTTTTTTACAGCACTACCGTATATCCACTTGTGGTTGCTGCCCATCCATCAGAGCCAAATCAATTTGCCTTGGGCATGACAGATGGTGGAGTATATGTATTAGAGCCACTAGAATCAGAAGGTAAATGGGGTGTTAATCCACCTGCAGAGAATGGTTC
Coding sequences within it:
- the LOC122014611 gene encoding protein TPR3-like yields the protein MSSLSRELVFLILQFLDEEKFKETVHKLEQESGFYFNMKYFEDEVHNGNWDNVEKYLSGFTKVDDNRYSMKIFFEIRKQKYLEALDKHDRSKAVEILVKDLKVFALFNEELFKEITQLLTLENFRENEQLSKYGDTKSARTIMLVELKKLIEANPLFRDKLQFPNLKNSRLRTLINQSLNWQHQLCKNPRPNPDIKTLFVDHSCGQPNGALAPSPVNNQLLGAMPKAGSFPPLGAHGPFQPAPTPVPTPLAGWMSNPSAVTHPAVSGGPIGLNAPTNPVAILKHPRTPPTANPPIEYASADSDHVSKRTRPLGMSDEVNLPANILPVSYPQNHNQPTFSLEDLPKTVMRTLSQGSNPMSMDFHPIQQTILLVGTNVGDIALWDVGTRERLILKNFKVWELGTCSMSLQASLVKDPAVSVNRITWSPDGTLLGVAYSRHIVQIYSYNGGDDIRQHLEIDAHVGGVNDIAFAHPNKQLSIITCGDDKTIRVWDATSGTKQFTFEGHEAPVYSVCPHHKENIQFIFSTALDGKIKAWLYDNLGSRVDYDAPGHWCTTMAYSADGSRLFSCGTSKEGETFIVEWNESEGAVKRTYQGFRKRSLGVVQFDTTRNRFLAAGDEFLIKFWDMDNINLLTTVDADGGLPASPRMRFNKEGTLLAVSTHDNGIKILANGDGIRLLRTLENRSFDTSRAVSESATKPIVSPLSAAAVATTSAITDRTAPAMAIAGMNEDGRNLVDVKPRITDESMEKSKIWKLTEVNEPAQCRSLKLPDSLRTSKISRLIYTNSGVAILALASNAIHLLWKWPRNERHSSGKATTGVAPQLWQPPSGILMTNEITDTNPEEAVHCFALSKNDSYVMSASGGKISLFNMMTFKTMTTFMAPPPAATFLAFHPQDNNIIAIGMEDSTIQIYNVRVDEVKSKLRGHSKRITGLAFSSVLNVLVSSGADAQLCVFGTDGWEKQRSRFLQIPSGRTPAAISDTRVQFHQDQIHFLAVHETQIALYETTRLEIVKQWSPREGSTPISHATFSCDSQLIYASFLDATVCIFNATNLTLRCRILPAAYLTGNTSTTVYPLVVAAHPSEPNQFALGMTDGGVYVLEPLESEGKWGVNPPAENGSASSMSTTPPPGASNSDQPQR